A region of the Oncorhynchus gorbuscha isolate QuinsamMale2020 ecotype Even-year unplaced genomic scaffold, OgorEven_v1.0 Un_scaffold_10079, whole genome shotgun sequence genome:
tgttatgcaggtgaatgaggacccaaaagcgacttggcgaaaacagagtttttaatccagtaagaaactttacaaaacaaaaagcataatactactcgtaaagacgagaacagactggagacttgatcgagaactgcaggttgcctcgggaaggcacttgaacctagcagactcagacacctgctcaccacgcagcatctgagggaaacacgacacgacagggcaaaacatagacacagcacggtgaattatagatgaggatccgacgggcaggaacggaaaacaaggagagaaatagggactctaatcagggaaaaggatcgggaacaggtgtgggaagactaaatgattgattaggggaataggaacagctgggagcaggaacggaacgatagagagaagagagagcgagagagtgagagagggagggggagagagagggatagaaagagggaaagaacctaataagaccagcagagggaaacgaatagaaggggaagcacagggacaagacatgataattaatgacaaaacatgacagtaccccccactcaccgagcgcctcctggcgcactcgaggaggaaccctggcggcaacggaggaaatcatcaataagcgaacggtccagcacgtcccgagacggaacccaactcctctcctcaggaccgtaaccctcccaatccactaagtattggtgaccccgtccccgagaacgcatgtccatgatcttacgtaccttgtaaataggtgcgcttcgacaaggacgggaggggggagggaagacgaacgggggtgcgaagaaagggcttgacacaggagacatggaagacaggatggacgcgacgaagatgtcgcggaagaagcagtcgcacagcgacaggattgacgacctgggagacacggaacggaccaatgaaccgcggagtcaacttacgagaagctgtcgtaagaggaaggttgcgagtggaaagccacactctctggccgcaacaataccttggactcttaatcctgcgtttattggcggctctcacagtctgtgccctgtagcggcaaagtgcagacctcaccctcctccaggtgcgctcacaacgttggacaaacgcttgagcggagggaacgctggactcggcaagctgggatgagaacagaggaggctggtaacccagactactctgaaacggagataacccggtagcagacgaaggaagcgagttgtgagcgtattctgcccaggggagctgttctgcccaagacgcagggtttctggaaagaaaggctgcgtagtatgcgaccaatcgtctgattggccctctctgcttgaccgttagactggggatgaaacccggaagagagactgacggacgcaccaatcaaacgacagaactccctccaaaactgtgacgtgaattgcgggcctctgtctgaaacggcgtctaacgggaggccatgaattctgaacacattctcgataatgatttgtgccgtctccttagcggaaggaagtttagcgaggggaatgaaatgtgccgccttagagaacctatcgacaaccgtaagaatcacagtcttccccgcagacaaaggcagaccggtaatgaagtctagggcgatgtgagaccatggtcgagaaggaatggggagcggtctgagacgaccggcaggaggagagttacccgacttagtctgcgcgcagtccgaacaagcagccacgaaacggcgcgtgtcacgctcctgagtcggccaccaaaagcgctggcgaatagacgcaagagtgcctcgaacaccgggatgaccagctaacttggcagagtgagcccactgaagaacagccagacgagtggaaacaggaacgaaaaggaggttactaggacaagcgcgcggcgacgcagtgtgcgtgagtgcttgcttaacctgtctttcaattccccagactgtcaacccgacaacacgcccataaggaagaatcccctcgggatcagtagaagccacagaagaactaaacagacgggataaggcatcaggcttggtgttcttgctacccggacggtaagaaatcacaaactcgaaacgagcgaaaaacaacgcccaacgagcttgacgggcattaagtcgtttggcagaacggatgtactcaaggttcttatggtctgtccaaacgacaaaaggaacggtcgcccctccaaccactgtcgccattcgcctagggctaagcggatggcgagcagttcacggttacccacatcatagttgcgctcagatggcgacaggcgatgagaaaaataagcgcaaggatgaaccttatcgtcagactggaagcgctgggatagaatggctcccacgcctacctctgaagcgccaacctcgacaatgaattgtctagtgacgtcaggagtaacgaggataggagcggacgtaaaacgttcttttagaagatcaaaagctccctgggcggaaccggaccacttaaaacacgtcttgacagaagtaagagctgtgagaggggcagcaacttgaccgaaattacgaatgaaacgccgatagaaattagcgaaacctaaaaagcgctgcaactcgacacgtgaccttggaacgggccaatcactgacagcttggaccttagcggaatccatctgaatgccttcagcggaaataacggaaccgagaaaagtaacggaggagacatgaaaagagcacttctcagcctttacgtagagacaattctctaaaaggcgctgtagaacacgtcgaacgtgctgaacatgaatctcgagtgacggtgaaaaatcaggatatcgctgatagacaaaacaaagatgttcagcatgtctcagaacatcattaactaatgcctgaaaaacagctggcgattggcgaccaaacggcagaacccgtactcaaaatgccctaacggagtgttaaacgccgtttccactcgccctctgatgcgcacgagatggtaagcgcaCGAAGgaccaacttagtaaagcacctggctcctgcagaatctcgaaggctgatgacataagggggaagcggataacgattctctAACCGTTgcgtcattcagccctcgataatccacgcaggggcgcagagtaccgccCTTCTCTAACAAAAAGAACCCCCGCCccgccggagaggaagaaggcactatggtaccggcgtcaagagacacagataaataatcctcgagagccttacgttcggggagccgacagagagtatagtctaccccgaggaggagtggtccccggaaggagatcactactacaatcatacgaccggtgaggaggaagagagttggctcgggatcgactgaagaccgtgcgcagatcatattcctccggcactcctgtcaaatcgccaggttcctccctgagaagtggggacagaagaaatgggagggatggcagacattaagcacttcacatgacaagatacgttccaggataggatagaattacaagaccaattaatagaaggattatgacatactagccaggatgacccaaaacaactggtgtaaaaggtgaacgaaaatcaaaaagaaatagtctcactgtggttaccagatactgtgagagttaaaggtagtgtctcaaatctgatactgggaagatgactaccatctaaggcaaacatgggcgtaggcttgtctaactgtctgaaaggaatgttatgtttccgaacccatgcttcggcccatgaaacaaccctcagccccagagtcaatcaaggcactgcatgtagcaccgaaccggtccagcgtagatggaccgacatagtagtacaggatctagatgaagagacctgagtagtagcgccaccagtagccctccgctttactgatgggctctggcctcttactggacatgaattaacaaaatgtccatcaaatccgcaatagaggcacaggcggttggtgatcctccgtttccctctccttagtcgagatgcgaatccctcccagctgcatgggctcagtctcagagccagaggagggagatggttgcgatgcggagcagggaaacacccgtgatgcgagctctcttccacgagcctggtgacgaagatctacccgtcgttctatgcggatggcgagagcaatcaaagagtccacactggaaggaacctccgagagagaatctcatctttgaccactgtgtgagtcctccagaaaacgagcgagcagcgccggctctgctccagtcactagaggcagcaagagtacgaaactctatagagtaatccgttatggatcgatcaccttggcatagggaagccagggccctagaagcctccccaccaaaaactgaacggtcaaaaacccgaatcatctcctctttaaagttctggtaattgttagaacaatcagcccttgcctcccagatagctgtgccccactctcgggcccggccagtaaggagtgaaatgacgtaagcaacccgagctctctcactagagtatgtgttgggttgagagagaacacaatatcacactgggtgagaaaggagcggcactccgtgggctgcccggagtagcaaggtgggttattaaccctaggttccggaggctcggcaggccaggaagtaacaggtggcacgagacaaagactctggaactgtccagagaggtcggaaacctgagcggccaggttctccacggcatggcgagcagcagacaattcctgctcgtgtctgccgagcatggctccttggatcttgacggcagtgttacgagcctctgtagtcgctgggtccattccttggtcggatccttctgttatgcaggtgaatgaggacccaaaagcgacttggcgaaaacagagtttttaatccagtaagaaactttacaaaacaaaaagcataatactactcgtaaagacgagaacagactggagacttgatcgagaactgcaggttgcctcgggaaggcacttgaacctagcagactcagacacctgctcaccacgcagcatctggagggaaacacgacacgacagggcaaaacatagacacagcacggtgaattatagatgaggatccgacggggcaggaacggaaaacaaggagagaaaataggaactctaatcagggaaaaggatcgggaacaggtgtggaagactaaatgattgattaggggaataggaacagctgggagcaggaacggaacgatagagagaagagagagcgagagagtgagagagggagggggagagagagggatagaaagagggaaagaacctaataagaccagcagagggaaacgaatagaaggggaagcacagggacaagacatgataataaatgacaaaacatgacacaagcggcaacggtgagagacttgtttctggaaaggtggatttaaAAACaatagaagctcgaattgtttgggcacagacctggatagtatgacagaactctgtaggctatctctgcagtagattgcaactccgccccctttggtagttctatcttgtcggaaaatgttatagtttggGATGGAAATTtctggatttttggtggccttcctaagccaggattcagacacggctaggacatccgggttggcagagtgtgctaaaacagtgaataaaacaaacttagtgaGGAGGCTTcgaatgttaacatgcatgaaaccaaggcttttacagttacagaagtcaacaaacgagagcgcctggggaatgggagtggagttAGGTGCTGCAGGGCTTGGATTAACctttacatcaccagaggaacagaggaggagtaggataagggtgcgGGTAAAGGCTCttagaactggtcgtctagtgctttTGGaaaagagagtaaaaggagcaggtttctgggcgcagaagaatagattcaaggcataatgtacggacaagggtatggtaggatgtgaatacagtggaggtaaacctaggcactgagtgacgatgagagaggttttgtctctaaaGACACCACTTAAACCAGGTGAGGTTaccacatgtgtgggaggtgaaACAAAaggctagctaaggcatattgagcagggctggaggctctacagtgaaataagacaatcactaaccaaaacagcaatggacaaggtaTATTGACATTAGGAAGAGACATGCGTAGCCGAGTTATCATATGGTCCAGTGATTAGCTAACCAAGCTGGAaacacagcgattcagacagctagcgggccggggctagcaagctagcagaaagGCCTTAGGGGGACGTCGCGACGGGCAGagtctgtaataataataatatatgccatttagcagcgcccttcatgtgtgcatacattctacgtatgttggtcccgggatcgaacccactaccctcaTGATGGcagaccatgctctaccaactgagcatgACTGTGTAGGCAGTAAAATGGTCcaagccaattggcaaaatatctATTGTAGCCCAAGaggtggctgatggacctcttcagctagccgggagatgggcctagcacgaggctagctccaggcaaactggtgcttgcttcgggacagagacgttagccaggagtagccactcggatagcagctagctagctgcgatgatccaggtgaaaaggttctgagcttgcggtaggaatccagaGATgtggagatgtggtagagaaaaaagcagtctgatatgctTTGGGTTGAATCGCCCTGTGCAGACTGGTGGGAGTTGATCGGGCTGAGGTTAGCTGAtaaccgctagcagtggctaactgactattagctagctagttagctggctagcttctgttgggggttccggttctaaagtatagaaaatagcagatccattccacattgggtgaggcgggttgcaggagtaTGCTGAAATTGAGgttaaaaatattaaaaatatataagaaatatatacaaagaaaaaatatatatacacgggacacgacaagacaaaGACGGCtgactgctacaccatcttggatTTTTGTCCCACTCCATTGAAGTTCCACAggacacaatcaacagcctgatcaactttatgcaaatggtggtcacaccagatactgactggttttctgagccACGTCCctacttttttttaaggtatctgtgaccaacagatgcatatctgtatttccagttttgtgaaatccatagattagggcctaatgaatttatttcaattgactgatatccttatatgaaccataactcagtaaaatcttttaaattagttgcatgttgcatttaaatttttgttcagtgtagctgaCTCATATTAGTGAAATGTATTATTCATATATGATAATTTTTTTGAATAATAAAAAAGAGAATTGACTGTAATGTTCTTCATCAGCCCTATTTCTTAGCCTTGTATTGTAGCACCATCTAGTGTGGGACAACATTACTGTCCAATCCATTTTAATATTGGAGTTAAAGCTTTGATCTCCAGCTTCAGAAAAACAGAATAGCCACTTTGTTAGCTTCAGTCATTTTcatccaaatgtattttttttaactcaTGAGTGAATAAGAAGTAAAAACACCACTGAGGTTCAGGCTCTGTCATTCCAACAGATGAAACACACTATAACTCTAAAATAACATAAATATAACAGAAATATAACAGAAATATAACAGAAATATAACAGAAATATAACAGAAATATAACAGAAATATAACAGAAATATAACCGAATCAAATAAAAGAGAAATGTGTTCCAAAGGGAAGGAGTGGTTATTACACTTAACCATGTGTACTTTTCAAGATCCTTCCTGTGTTCCATAACGGATATACTTTAGCTGTCCTTTGTGATTGGTCATTGTTCCTCATCCCTCGAGCGCCAGAATTTAAAACTTAAATATGTACTTCCTGCATAGCAGAGTGTGACCAGGAAGGCAAAGAACTGAAAAACAGACGGATGAAAACATTAAAATTCAGTACAATGCTGGGTATGAGTTTGAGTAGGCTTAAATGGACCAAATAGACATCATTCTAAATGGTACACAGTGGAATCATACATCTCTTATCTGACTTGTAGGCATATATTTAGCATTTTAATATTGTATAATTTAAAATCGCTGTAATCATAAATACTCAGTCATGTTTGTGGTATATTTTAAAAGTTGGCGTGATTTAAATTTCTGTCTGGGAGTTCTATGGTGGTTTTCTTACTGTGGATGCTACCCAGCAGTTGTAGTTATGGCGTCCCTTAACAGCATGGCTGATTGAGGCTGCGTCCACTGCTGCTAACACCACATACATCACTGTAGCACTACTGTTGAAGAACAGACCCTGTAGAACACCACATACATCACTGTAGCACTACTGTTGAAGAACAGACCCTGTAGAACACCACATACATCACTGTAGCACTACTGTTGAAGAACAGGCCCTGTAGAACACCACATACATCACTGTAGCACTACCGTTGAAGAACAGACCCTGTAGAACACCACATACATCACTGTAGCACTACTGTTGAAGAACAGACCCTGTAGAACACCAGCACTACTGTTGAAGAACATCACTGTAGCACTACTGTTGAAGAACAGACCCTGTAGAACACCACATACATCACTGTAGCACTACTGTTGAAGAACAGACCCTGTAGAACACCACATACATCACTGTAGCACTACTGTTGAAGAACAGACCCTGTAGAACACCACATACATCACTGTAGCACTACTGTTGAAGAACAGACCCTGTAGAACACCACATACATCACTGTAGCACTACTGTTGAAGAACAGACCCTGTAGAACACCACATACATCACTGTAGCACTACTGTTGAAGAACAGACCCTGTAGAACACCACATACATCAC
Encoded here:
- the LOC124030231 gene encoding CKLF-like MARVEL transmembrane domain-containing protein 8 — translated: VFGLLVWILIAGTEYFRVSAFGWVMFVAILYWVLTVIFLIIYLTMAYNRIPQVPWTTVGLFFNSSATVMYVVLAAVDAASISHAVKGRHNYNCWVASTFFAFLVTLCYAGSTYLSFKFWRSRDEEQ